In the genome of Aquificaceae bacterium, one region contains:
- a CDS encoding succinate--CoA ligase subunit beta, whose translation MNLYEYEAYEKIFKKYGIPTPRYVFGDHLSDDIVNFINQLGECVIKSQVLVGKRGKAGAVKLCKNPEEAVETFNALLNYPVYGEMPVGLLVSEKANILKELYASITYSTEVRAPVLTLSLEGGMDIEEVPPEKVKSWVINPMKGLYPHMVRNYLLELGFPQEYMGVLRELSEVIANMWKAFWESEARLLEINPLAICDVGGKQRVLALDAVVTIDDDASVPPAKIYGVRTALKRPPTEREIEASLIDRDDHRGKAGSYVEMDGDIAMMTFGGGGSTVTIETAYAVGLRPANFTDIGGNPPAEKMYKITRIILSKPGIRGVLVCGGTANNTRIDVTLGEGVANAIRDLHKEGKLNPDWIWVVRRNGPEAEKGLRMLYEAMKECGVKAEIYDSSLPLTEAPIRLKELLDRCESLQRESKEDRHLTEEQAQDMGI comes from the coding sequence ATGAACCTTTATGAGTATGAAGCATACGAGAAAATCTTCAAGAAATACGGAATCCCTACTCCAAGGTATGTGTTCGGTGACCATCTAAGTGACGACATTGTCAACTTTATAAACCAGCTGGGTGAGTGTGTAATAAAGTCCCAGGTGCTCGTAGGCAAGAGGGGCAAAGCTGGAGCGGTAAAACTTTGCAAAAACCCTGAAGAAGCGGTAGAAACCTTTAACGCTCTTCTTAATTATCCCGTTTACGGTGAAATGCCTGTAGGTCTTTTAGTAAGTGAGAAGGCTAACATACTAAAGGAGCTTTATGCATCCATCACCTATTCCACAGAGGTTAGAGCACCAGTGCTTACTCTCAGCCTTGAAGGAGGTATGGACATAGAGGAAGTCCCACCAGAAAAGGTCAAAAGCTGGGTTATTAATCCAATGAAAGGGCTATATCCCCATATGGTCAGAAACTATCTTCTTGAGCTTGGCTTTCCTCAAGAATACATGGGAGTTTTGAGAGAGCTCTCTGAAGTCATAGCCAACATGTGGAAAGCCTTTTGGGAATCGGAAGCAAGGCTTTTGGAGATAAACCCCCTTGCCATATGCGATGTGGGTGGCAAGCAAAGAGTCCTTGCCCTTGATGCGGTAGTAACCATTGACGACGATGCAAGTGTGCCACCCGCAAAGATATATGGAGTAAGAACCGCTCTAAAAAGACCACCCACAGAAAGGGAAATAGAAGCATCTCTAATAGACAGAGACGACCACAGAGGAAAGGCTGGTTCTTACGTGGAGATGGACGGAGATATTGCTATGATGACCTTTGGAGGTGGGGGTTCAACGGTTACCATAGAAACCGCATATGCGGTTGGTCTAAGACCAGCCAACTTTACCGACATAGGAGGAAATCCTCCTGCAGAGAAAATGTATAAGATAACGAGGATAATACTCTCAAAGCCCGGTATAAGAGGAGTATTGGTCTGTGGTGGAACCGCTAACAACACAAGGATAGATGTAACTCTGGGTGAAGGTGTGGCAAATGCCATAAGAGACCTTCACAAAGAAGGAAAACTCAACCCAGACTGGATATGGGTGGTGCGTAGAAACGGACCAGAAGCAGAGAAGGGTCTCAGAATGCTTTACGAAGCCATGAAGGAGTGTGGAGTAAAAGCGGAAATATACGACTCATCT